The nucleotide window TACTAAGATGAAACCCATAACTATTTGTAGAAATTCAAATTTCAATTTAGTATTATTGATTTTGACACAAAGgataaaaagaagagaagatatttaataataatagaaGAGAAGGTGACAGGCCAACGGTCACTCTTAAAGGAAGGTTTTAATCTGTTTCTCGAAAAGCCCCAAGGAAGGAAGAAATGGTGGAATCGGAGTATGAGCAGATACGATTGAAAAGGGTGGAAGAGAACAAGAAGAGGATGATTGAGCTTAATCTCAACAAGCTCTCTCAATCTCTTCGCCTCTCCTCTCCTTCCCCCAAGCCTTCTCCTGTATATCCTCtatcctttttttattttctcatttCATTTGTGTTCTGGATTCATTTTGTAAATTACAGGCCAAGGCAAGGACGCCGCGTACTCCGGTGGACTCGTCGGAGGTCAGGAGATCGAGCCGCGCTAAGAATCCTCCTCCCAGCTACAAAGAGGTCTTTTCTTCTCTTTGATTCAGCTGAGTTATGGAATCAGATAGTTTTTATATCACGCTTCTATGAATGAACCACCgagataataatttaatatataattagataGTGATTGGAGTCTGTTTTGAGAATAATCAGATCTTGTTGTTAGATTTTGGATATTAGTATTGAAAATCTTTAATTTAATAACATTAGATTATCATCTTCTGTTAATCACACTTCTTTGATCCCTTATTTTGCAGTTTGGGCTAGAACCTTTGGATAGGCCAAGAAGGTTTGACCTGTCTACGCTCTCTCTACATCAAATCCTCATTTCATTGTGATTTTATCAATAAGTTGTTGTGTTGTGCTTTGCAGGAGCTATCAAAGGAGAGATTTGCTGAACCGGGTTTATGCCTCAGACGATGCTAGAGTCTATGCAATCGAGAGAGCAGAGGCTCTTCAGTCAAGCTTAGAGCCTGAGTTTCCGAGCTTTATCAAACCGATGCTCCAGTCACATGTTACCGGAGGGTTTTGGCTGGTATGTGTGAACCTATAGAAACTAGAATGCTATAACATGTCTGAACCATCAACCTTAGTACCAATATTACatatgttttgtgttttttttcgcAAACAGGGCTTGCCGCGTCAATTTTGCCATACACATCTGCCGAAGTACGATGAAATGATCACTTTAGTTGATGAAAACGAGGATGAATCTGTGACCAAATACCTTGCTGATAAGAATGGTCTTAGCGGAGGCTGGAGAGGTTTCGCTATTGATCATCAGCTTGTCGATGGAGATGCTGTTGTCTTTCACCTTATCAACCCAACTACCTTCAAGGTACAAAGAAAATTCACTTGTATATCTTTGATttgttagaaattttattaGGGAGTTAAAAGGCATGATGCATATAAGTAGTGCCTGTTGAAACTTATTGCTTGTTCAGGTGTATATCATTAGGGTAAATGATGAATCAAGCAACGGTTTGGGTGGGAGTAATGGCAAAGAGCTTGTTATTAAATCAAACAAGAatcaagaagagaagaaggtttCAGAAGTTCATCCCTTGTCAAACAGTGGTAAAAGAAAGCGAAGAGGTAATAATATTGTCACAAATCTCTCCCTTGTCAATCTCTTATTAGCTATAGTTTCTGATGTTTAAAGTTGTCGATTGATGGGTGCAGGCAGGATGTAGAGTTTGAAGAAAGCTTGGACTAGGGACTTCAATGGAAGGATGCAGTAGTTTAAATAACCTAATTAAAAACTTCTCTGTTTTGGTTTCTCGGATGAGGTGTGTAGTTTATGTGATGAGATATATTGTTATGCTAATATTTTGGTAGCTACGTTGATTTTATATGAAAATCGAACATATGTAGCCCTACTCTTGAGCACTTGCATTAAAGTGTGTTCTTTCTTATTGTCGTAATTGGTTGCACACCTTATACGTCATTTTACTACACATGCTCCGGATGTTGACAAGTATAATCAGAGCCATTGCCATTAAGTTTCTTCCTTTTTAGTGTGAATGTAATTAGCCAAAACAATATGCACTAAAGGTTCAGAGCAAGAACAGAGTCCAGTAACCTGACTACTACTATTACTCTCGGACAACGAcgatcaaatttgttttttttatgtacACGAACAACTGCATCACTATGTCTCCTTGTCAATGCCAACAACTATAGCTTTCTCGTCTCAGAAAGTTAGCCCCCGGTTATTAAAGTTCCCTCTTCTAGTAAAAGGAATCCGTTCTTCTGCACATAATAGACAACCAAACCGTTTAAAATTCCATGGTTGTAGAGAAACAATAAAGCATATAATAGTGTGGACGAGAGATTATCATTAATATGTTGTTACCATGGTGTTGGTCATCGTTaatatcatcatcttcatcataaTCTCCGTTATTACTTGTGAAGAACGGTGTTAAGTAGTTCCTGTCTAGTTCTGAAAATGACTTTGCGCTGcgtgaaacaaaacaaaacgaacgtttttttattgttttattgtttctAGTGTTTTGATACGAACTTGAAAGCGGGACTTGATCTCCTGAGTGTAGATTAATCAGTAATTTACCTCTTATGGAACTCTCGTAGTTTTGTCCTGAATCCACTTTCTGATGGTGAACCTTCATCATCAAACCTAGTCATATACCGATTGTTCACCACTTCAAACCCCTGACAAAGCATAAAAGATAGGGTAGGGTGTTAACCATGGCATTGAGAGACCAGGATTAACTTTACGCTGAGGAGAAAAATAGGAGGTCTTTAACTTTACTTACATCACCAAGGGATGTATCACGGCTATCGCCTACAACCTCTAGGGCTTCAAGCATTGTACCTGTGGATCCTCCAATCAGTAACACCTGTAATCCGTTTCAGTAGCATCAATGATCACATAAAAAAAGCAATATATTTTGGCTCAGCTATCAGCAACAGAAACCTATAAAGAAGGATGGCTTACCGTTACAACAACAATGGCTGTAGTTGCCGTGAAAATAGTTTGACCATGCCCGTCTGGGAGTTCGTGAACAGATTGTAGAGCAAGAGCAAAAGCCATAGCCCCTCGAAGTCCTATGCAATCCACATAtcttgtttactttttttttaatgaggtatTGAAAACAGTATCTACCATTCGTAAACAGAGAGCAGTAGTATCTTACCACTGTACCATAGTGCTTTTTGATGCGTCATAGGTATTTTCCTATGTGCAGGTCGTGCTAAGTTGACCAAATATCCACAACCAAACACATTAGCTGCCCTGAGTAAGACGCATGCGAAAAGGAGTAAACACTATCAGACACTAAAAACAACACAGAACATGATGTGAAAAGATCATTAAGTGAAACAAAAAGGGTACCTCGCAATTACGATGAACAGCTGAGGTTCGTCacgaaaaataaaaagaaagttaAGGAGCAACAGCAACTTATACAAATAGAATATTGAACCAAACGGTAAAAGGATACAATCGAGAAAAAGATGAATCCCACGTGTGACCAACTGTGCTTTTCCATTGCAATATCAAAACCCATGTAGATGAACCTGCAGATATGATCATTTGGAAACATAACGTCAGGCCATTGACAGAAATCAACCATCAAAATGCTTGAGAGTGTACAAATCAAATGCATACACAAATGTCTCTGCCAGGGAAGATATCAGATGAAAAAATGCAGACACAAATCGCTGAGAATTTGTAGACAAGTTTGAGTAGGTATAATGCTTCATGACCTGAAAGACACAGGCAGTTCCCACTATAATATTTTCCTTTTGGCTGAGGAATCATATCACACAAACTCATATAAATAGAATGACAACTTACAATCCCAGTAAATAGAATCGATACGATGCCAGATAGACTGAGACCTTCAGCAAGCATGTATCTACACAATAAAAACAAAGTTAATAAACCTAAAGAAAACATATACACCTAATTATATAGGAGAAAAGATGCAGCATTACTTACGAGAAATATGGAAAAAGCACAAAGAGGCAGCACTCCAAGTTCTGAAGACTGAAAGGAGCAAGAAAATCAGAATAAAATATTTCCGTGCTGACCATTAGAAAAATTTCAGACATAGAACTATGGTCACTCACTTGTCAACATCCAACCCTGCATACTTGAAGAGGTGCTTTGCATTAAGGCTAACAACTCGTTTATGCGTATGAAGTGAAGTAAAAATGTGTCATAagaaattaaaaccaaaaaaggATATGAGAGCAGAAGTAAATCCAACTCCAACCCCTGCAGAAGCAGCACACATTAGTCTCTTTTATAACCCACAAAGCAAAGATAAAGGAATATATAATGACACTGGAAAATGTTGAGATGCTTGAGAGGTAAAATTTAGTTTGATATTTATATGTTACTTTTCTTAGGTTGCTAAAACTTGCTGATATCTTTAAGAGATTTAGCAGCCTTCTCAAAATCAAGCGCTACCATGCCATTTCAAGTCGAAAGAGCCAAaccatatatgaaaaatatagacAGGAAAAAAGAGGAAGCAGATAACAAAAGCAAACCTGCAGACATTGACCCGACAAAGGTTTCAAGAAACCTGACTATCACCATAAAGAAATTCTGACCAGTTGAGTGACTTCTTACCAAGGACATTGTCCTGCACCCCAGTTCAAAGCGTTGTTAAAAATCTTACCATTTGATTATCGTCTTTCACAGCATATTTTAAATTAGCTAACATACCTGTACAGAGATATGGCCATCTGCCAAaagcaacaaaagaaaaaaagaataaatctgATGAGTAATGTGATATTTTTCATCCTAATATAAGGAATCAGAAATCACTACTCAAAAACCACTAACAGCATCATTTAAAACCGATTCTCCAAACACCAGGGCATACAAATTAACATCCGATCCAAGTTCCTGCCAAAGAATACAGTAGTAAGAAGTGATAGATATCTACTGTTTCAGAATCTCATAGCAAAGCGGCAAAAGAAAGTACCTGGAATATAGACAAGACAGTGACAGGATCAGTGGCTGAGATAAGAGAGCCAAACATGAGACACTCGACGAATGGAAGCCTGTACATGAGAAACATCACGCCGCCAAGGTACCTTTCAATAGAAAAAGAGTATTAAATGACGGAAATGGGACCTTTTAAGTCAACAAACAGAAGCTATTCAGAGGACAGAGATACATACACTAGCACGCCAGTAACAATGGAAGCCACAAAAGTTCCAAGTACAGAGAAAGTGACAATGGCTCCAAAGTTTGAAAAGAAAGGTTTCTGCATAAGACCCACTAACAAAGTAAGCATCATCAAgaattcaaaacttaaaaaagcAATAAAGACATGAGAGCTCTCTGCACTTACGGGTTGTAGGCTGAATCCTGATTGGGTGCAAACAAGTACGTCAAGGAAACAACATAGAGACTAtgtatacaaaaagaaaaaaaacagtagCAGATGCAAACTCGATCAAAGGATATAATATGATGGGCGGAAGCAGAAACAGAAAGAAGAATTCATCGTGGAAATTGAACCATGTcctgaataaaattaaaaaattaattagcaTTGAAGAATACTTACACATATACTAAATTAATCAAAAGAAGAGCTTGAACGAACCTTATGCTAGTCTCCGTGTTGGAGACGTTCGCTAAACCACCAACGATCAACCCTAATTTTCAAACAAATTCTACAAGGAATCAATCAAAACCTTTCGAGGAGGAGGACGATCGCAAATGCAAATGAGTAAGGAGACACAAACCGATGAGAAGCGAAGCACTAGCTTCGGGTAGATAATAGAACTTATGACGGCGAAGGACGTGGCCGAGTACGAAAGAGAGGACGAGCATCATGATCTGGAGCAAAATCCCGACTCCGGCGGCTTGCTGCTGCTTCTCTTGCCCCTGCGGGTCGTGAATCGCCGGCGAAATCTGCAGCTCCGACGACGACATTACGCCTCGAAGAAATTGAAAAATCTAGGGTTTCTAATCAATGAGACTTGCTCTTgtttgctcttcttcttcttcttcttcctcgtctgtGTTTAACTCGTTCTTCCTTTGTGTAGACGCGTCTTTCTTTTTATAGGAATCCGCGTCCCTACTTAACTTCTCAGGTGGGTTTCTGTTTTGGGCTTTTATGGGCCTACTTGTTTCTAACCCCAATAAAATTATTTGGGCCCAACTGCTCTATAATAATGATATTATTTAGAgaaaagactagaatagcaccaaaccaagtttttgttcccaaagtagtaCTCAAGgctaaaagtcacaaaaataggtttcattaaagaggtaatatacacttataccccttggtttaattaatccaaaccttagggtttagagttgaggggtggggttttggaattagggtttaaaattttataaaaataaattctaaaataaaaaataaaaattttaaaaacagtttcaaaaattatttttaaattataaaaagtaaatttgaaaaaaaaataaaaaaaaaatttgaaaaaaaaattataaaatttcgaatctgaaaacatataatctgaaactataaaaaaaaatttcattttttcattttatttatttttattttatttatttttatttatttttgtttgcttatttaattttaaaccaagggtattatggatattttacccgttaatgaatgtcatttatgtgactttctccttctagtgctatttttgagacataaactttaaaaggtgctattattgacaattgccctattaTTTAATCTCAAATTACAAGAtcttttagatttagatttcagttttattaaaaactgaataaataattatattttaaaattagttggtctttagttcatttttttcaaaatttgatttctaattaattttttcaacagtttattttttaatatatattttcactattatattttaaacaaaaacaacttTCATAATGTTTTTActtaaaatatcttatattttgaaacataaagaatTCTAAAAGCAAAAAATTACTTTGTTCATGTATTATTACCACAAAACTTCTGAAGACACAAACAAGAAAATGATTTACTAAAGTCATTACAGCAATTGCCATTATcatattgttttaaaatcttttttttatctaaCCACACATGTGTTATCCTACTAAAACACATTtaccacagaaaaaaaaaaacaaaaaaggacTATTAATCTAAACCTTTGCTGTATTGTAGTGAAATTATACATGTAAGAAGATGAGCAAACTCACATGTCTGAAAGATTAAACTGGAAGGAAAAAAACACTACATGAAGAAaagaacaagaaagaaaaaaaaaaacaaaacattgatATGACACAAAAGAACATGGTGATGTGTGGTGTCTGTGTCAGTTTCAACTTATAGAAGCAAACAAgtagaaaaaaacaacaaagaaaGGTCATCACAACCATTTTCTCCAACTACTTGATCTAAGCTCACCAGACAAGAACCTTGGAATGCTCAATAAACTATTAACCCTCGTCAACCCTTCCAAAGCAGACCACTCTTCATCATCCTGTGCAACTGATATACATTCAGCAAGTGTCATTGTCGTCATCATCTTCGACTCAGTCCGACAACTCTTAGGGATACTTTCCTCTTTAACCGGAACAATCTCGCCCTCCTCCTCTTCCACCTTGTTACTGATACTGACACTCTCTATGGACTCTTCTTCTTTGTGTGAATCCTTTACTACATTGGACACTGATGAATCTTGTAGAAAGAGGCAGACTACAGTACAGTCATCGTTCTTGGAAGTTGGATACTTGATTCTCCATGATCTAACCGCTGTGTCCACCAGAGCTCGAGCTGCTGTGCTTCGACTAGGAGCTGAAGCAATAATGTCCACAGCTTCTTTGTTTGACAACACATCCCATACACCGTCGCTAGCAAGAATAATGAACTGATCTCTCTCTGTAAGGCGGCGGTAGTTAATGTCCGGGACTGAGATAAGACCGTAGTCTTTAAGACAGAAGTCGCCAAAAGCTCGAGCCATTGCTAAACCAGGTGAGTCGCTGTTTGGTAGCCACACACGAGCTACTTCAGGCTCATCTTGCAACGCAAAGACTCTGCCTTTACACTTCTGGATTCTTGCTGATTCACCTGAGAGAGTTCAAAGAAAGAGAACGTTACCAAAACTGTCTTCTCATTCTTCAGAGTTTTTTAAGAATCTAACGTACTTGGGAGATCAGGTTTTAAGTCTATGGTTAGTTGCACAGCGACCAAAGCGTTGTCTAGGTCTCTTGTGGCAAGAACAGCTCTCGAGTCACCAATGTTTCCGACCACCAAGTCCTCACCCTAATTAAGAAACCATTAATTAACAATCAAAAGCGATGAGATTAGAGGCAAAGCTAAGAAAGTACCAACCTGCTTGATCAAAGTGACTGAAGTCGTTCCGCTGCAGAAGCAATCAATAGTAGGATGCATTTTCAGGTCTTTATCTATCTGCTGACAGGACTTGAGCAACGCGTGTTTAAGAGGCAGATACATCTCTGGAAGTGCATCGATGTTCTCATTTGGATTCAACTCACACCACTGCTCATCCATAGTAGTAACACACTCGCTTCTCTgtgcttcttcttcatcctcctcTGTACCCTTCTCATTCACTAAGCCGTTTTGGTCTGACTCTGAGGTCAGTTTCAATTGGGTGGAGAGCGTGGAGGGCAATGTATCTCGGACTTTCTTGGCGACCATATGACCAAATGGTCCGTGTCCATCGAATACACCACAGAACACTGTACCGTCTCTCGAACAAAAGTTCTGCAATTTTGAAGTAATTTTCATAAGTTATATAATGTCTATTTATCTAAATacaacaccaaaaaaaaataagaagatatAGAAGCTAGTGGTCCCTGTACAACTATGTGGAAACAAGTCAAAGACTCAAGACAGCACAAGAACACAAATGGCAGAGCAAAGCCAACTCATTTTCAAAGCTCTAAGCTCTGTGATGGTCCCAAAAATGGATAGAGACATGCATCATTCCAAGTTTATCTCACTTACTAAGCAACTACCAACAAAGAATAATGCAACCATGTTCTGtatatccatttttttttagcGTTACTCATACGTTGAACAATGAAATGGGTTGAAAAAAACTGAGtgaaaagatcaaaactttggAGAGATTATCTAAGGAAACAAACCTCAAAAACGAGCATAGCGTCTTGATTGGTTCCTTTCTTCCCCTGCTGTGTGTAAAGACATGCAATTTCACTCGAACCATTCGAGATCAACCGACCTGAAACCTCTTGAACCCCTTCGACTTCGCCGCCGCCCTTTAAATCTCTAGGCCGCCGCCACCGTCCGGAGCTATCATCCGCTAACTCCGCGGTGGAGCTGGTTTCTCCCGGTTCCTTCCCGGTAGTCCTATCTACTGAATAACACAGACCCATTTTGAAAAATCTGAAGACAAAAAGCTCAAAGCTTTTTTAAAACTAagttcaaatttttttcttgaaatcAACGATTGAAACTACGAATTTTCCGGGAGGTTATGTCGGCAATGATTTGTGGTATTAGTCTCCTCGGCGAATAAAGAAGCCAAACgagaaaaaaaacgaaaaccAGTAAAGAGCTCAAAAACCGAGACTTGGAGAGAGTCTACTAAACACTTTAGCTTTAGCTTTTTTTGTTGGACCTGATTTTTCAAAACTTTCTCGGGAAAACAGCTATTTTTCTCGAGTAAAATGGAAAAGAGAGGTAACAACAGATCATCAAACTCTAATTAATTGGAACAGAGCGACGCCAATACCAGCAGACCCACAGAGACCCCAACGTTTACTTACTCCACTTCCTAAGTAGagagaaataaaagaaagaattaAAATTTTCGTGGAGTAAAGAAAAGAGTAAGTAATGATTCAAAGAACAACTGAGAAAGAGAGATGAAGAGGATGATCATTGATCAGACAAAGGTCATAGTTTGGTTCCGCACgtgagatcttttttttttcttctcctttcATTTTAGATTTTTCGATTTTTCTGAATTAATAATTGTGGGGAAATTTGGTTCTTGGCTGCATCGTACCCTCCATCACCAGAACTTCACCCACTTACGCGTTGCCACGTCAGATTCTCGGGTGTCTTCTGTCTGCCTGTTAATGTGTCGGATTTGATGGCTAGTTAATGATAAATTGACTGTTTACGCTCTCtgctaattaattaattagtaaaGCGTTAACTATTTAATCCGTCACAATGCCCCTTTCTGCCTTTATTAAACCTAAATTCTAAAGCCAGCCAATTTAGAAAACTTTACTTTTTGtccacaaaattattaattttaaagcttttgagaaaacataagaaaacttgTGTTAATTTAGGAAATTTTTACTTGTGTTAGTTACTGCATCAATTTTAAAGCTTTAGAGAAAACACGAGACAAAAAATAAAGCTCAGTTAACTGGATTTTCAATCCTGTATGAAATAGAAtcagtttttttatataacttttCTTCATAAATGTATATGCTCTATGCCTCTATCTCTTATAAGAACATTAAAGAAATGCAATTATGACTGAAAATAGAATTCACGGATTGTGTGTTGTTGGCCTATGCAAACACCGACGGTCGACAAGTCTTAGTTGTCCCATTGAgctggtgagagagagagagatgcatTCATTTACACTCATCCAATACATACTTTTACATTCGTTTATTATTAATCTCTTTAAATCTAATTCATCATATATTACGAAGATGCTTCTCCATTACTCTTTTCGTATCAAGTATTACACAAATCATTATGTAACCATGGTTATAAAATAGCTACCATGGTACATATACTACATATTCCTTACCTAAAATAGCACAAAGAGATAGTTGGGAGTGAAGTACGTATGaatcaaattacaaaacaaactGAAAAGCAAATCTTGCCTTCGTTAGATGTATTATATCTTATTGAAATACTTATTGCTGAGGATGATACACACTTCTTATACTTAGCCACACATCTTCTTTCTCAGGTTTCTTAGGAAATCAAACCTGTGAGAAGTTTGAACAGGGAAGTATGAACTTTAATGGTTATAAAATCATATAGTTGAGCTGAAAACATTATGGACATGATGCTACTTACTTGGGCATGTTCGGTTTTGTACTTCTGAAGCTCTTCTTCTGCACAAATGAGCCTTatggacacacacaaacagaaaaaaaaaatatatttaggaATCTAAACTACAACCTGAGAAATAAGTATTTCAAAAAAGAGGAGATTGTCAAAGTTACTTACCTCCATTGCAGGTCGGTTATGTCGTGGAGcaactctttctctctttcgtGTGCTGCTTCAAGCTGGGATTCAAAAGAAGAACAATCCTTTTGATATCCAATTTTGTGGGAGGAATATGATTCagtaattt belongs to Brassica rapa cultivar Chiifu-401-42 chromosome A07, CAAS_Brap_v3.01, whole genome shotgun sequence and includes:
- the LOC103832430 gene encoding B3 domain-containing protein At3g19184, with amino-acid sequence MVESEYEQIRLKRVEENKKRMIELNLNKLSQSLRLSSPSPKPSPAKARTPRTPVDSSEVRRSSRAKNPPPSYKEFGLEPLDRPRRSYQRRDLLNRVYASDDARVYAIERAEALQSSLEPEFPSFIKPMLQSHVTGGFWLGLPRQFCHTHLPKYDEMITLVDENEDESVTKYLADKNGLSGGWRGFAIDHQLVDGDAVVFHLINPTTFKVYIIRVNDESSNGLGGSNGKELVIKSNKNQEEKKVSEVHPLSNSGKRKRRGRM
- the LOC103832432 gene encoding probable protein phosphatase 2C 18, which produces MGLCYSVDRTTGKEPGETSSTAELADDSSGRWRRPRDLKGGGEVEGVQEVSGRLISNGSSEIACLYTQQGKKGTNQDAMLVFENFCSRDGTVFCGVFDGHGPFGHMVAKKVRDTLPSTLSTQLKLTSESDQNGLVNEKGTEEDEEEAQRSECVTTMDEQWCELNPNENIDALPEMYLPLKHALLKSCQQIDKDLKMHPTIDCFCSGTTSVTLIKQGEDLVVGNIGDSRAVLATRDLDNALVAVQLTIDLKPDLPSESARIQKCKGRVFALQDEPEVARVWLPNSDSPGLAMARAFGDFCLKDYGLISVPDINYRRLTERDQFIILASDGVWDVLSNKEAVDIIASAPSRSTAARALVDTAVRSWRIKYPTSKNDDCTVVCLFLQDSSVSNVVKDSHKEEESIESVSISNKVEEEEGEIVPVKEESIPKSCRTESKMMTTMTLAECISVAQDDEEWSALEGLTRVNSLLSIPRFLSGELRSSSWRKWL
- the LOC103832431 gene encoding sodium/hydrogen exchanger 6, with the protein product MSSSELQISPAIHDPQGQEKQQQAAGVGILLQIMMLVLSFVLGHVLRRHKFYYLPEASASLLIGLIVGGLANVSNTETSIRTWFNFHDEFFFLFLLPPIIFQSGFSLQPKPFFSNFGAIVTFSVLGTFVASIVTGVLVYLGGVMFLMYRLPFVECLMFGSLISATDPVTVLSIFQELGSDVNLYALVFGESVLNDAMAISLYRTMSLVRSHSTGQNFFMVIVRFLETFVGSMSAGVGVGFTSALLFKYAGLDVDNLQNLECCLFVLFPYFSYMLAEGLSLSGIVSILFTGIVMKHYTYSNLSTNSQRFVSAFFHLISSLAETFVFIYMGFDIAMEKHSWSHVGFIFFSILFIVIARAANVFGCGYLVNLARPAHRKIPMTHQKALWYSGLRGAMAFALALQSVHELPDGHGQTIFTATTAIVVVTVLLIGGSTGTMLEALEVVGDSRDTSLGDGFEVVNNRYMTRFDDEGSPSESGFRTKLREFHKSAKSFSELDRNYLTPFFTSNNGDYDEDDDINDDQHHEERIPFTRRGNFNNRGLTF